The following coding sequences are from one Rhipicephalus microplus isolate Deutch F79 chromosome 3, USDA_Rmic, whole genome shotgun sequence window:
- the LOC119167617 gene encoding uncharacterized protein LOC119167617, whose amino-acid sequence MCSANVSALAARKRSKQARRWWVRPSLRSREVAGHTGRLLPDLRSHDEEYFRDFMRMPPRTFDTLLELLRPAISKQDTNHRPTISAHDCLAMTIRYAKEVRDKLAHYFVTDGQVPWQDKVVNST is encoded by the exons ATGTGCTCAGCCaacgtgtcagcgctggcagcacgaAAACgttcaaagcaagcaaggcggtggtGGGTGAGACCGTCCCTTCGCTCGCGAGAAGTGGCTGGCCACACAGGGCGTCTGCTTCCCGACTTGCGCtcgcacgacgaggagtatttccgaga CTTCATGCGGATGCCGCCACGAAcgttcgacactttgctcgaacTGCTGCGCCCCGCAATATCCAAGCAGGACACAAACCACCGGCCTACAATTTCGGCGCACGACTGCCTGGCCATGACCATTAG GTATGCCAAGGAAGTGCGAGATAAATTGGCGCACTACTTCGTCACAGACGGTCAGGTGCCTTGGCAGGACAAAGTGGTGAACAGCACTTGA
- the LOC142803911 gene encoding uncharacterized protein LOC142803911, translated as MFGMSTATSQQKRLTRDHRLGQAMQRNRNVPLIRLRRLVSTPAAMMMLQQPPQESSHHQNAMQERAQAMKLWRKRAWSTLNTSERTRGSSKKITLVSSLYVPMHASESYQCTLHKM; from the exons ATGTTCGGCATGTCGA CAGCCACATCACAGCAGAAGAGGCTAACGAGAG ATCACCGCCTCGGCCAAGCCATGCAGCGGAACCGGAACGTACCCCTGATACGGCTGAGGAGACTGGTGTCGACACCTGCAGCAATGA TGATGCTTCAGCAACCACCTCAAGAGAGCAGCCACCATCAAAACG caatgcagGAGAGGGCACAAGCCATGAAGCTGTGGCGCAAGCGTGCATGGAGCACCTTGAACACATCAGAGCGAACAAGGGGGTCATCAAAAAAGATAACATTGGTTTCTTCGCTCTACGTACCGATGCACGCCTCAGAGAGCTACCAGTGCACATTGCACAAGATGTAA